CGGTGGCGTCGACGGTCCATTCCGGCGTCATCTACATCTTCGCGGCGGCGGAAATGATTCGCAAATCTGGCAACTAGCACGTGATCGCTTCATGGCACAGATAGTTTTTGGTTTAGGTGCGCTCGGCCTGATGCTGGTGCTGCTGGTGGTTTGCCTGACCGGGTGGACCTGGGTCTATTTTCGCGTTTCGCGCGGCGAGGCAATTCTGCAGCAAGAGTCAGGCGAGACGATCAGTTGGGGCTTAATCGATATCGTGGCGCTGATCGTCACGGTCGCCGTCTTGATCGGCATGTTTCAGGTCGGCGGCTTGATCGCCACCGGGGCGAAGTTTCCGATCAATCCCGATACGCTGACCACCAACCAGCGCGCGTCCATGATCATGGCTTTCGCCGCGGCCGAACTGTTGACCGTGTTGGCGATCGCCAAGCTCATTTCGCTCCGCGGCTTCGGCTTGCAGTTGTTTGGAAAGCGGGGCGAGCAGTTCTCGAGTGACTTGTTGCTTGGGTGCATGGCGTTTGGCATGCTGGTCGTGCCGACCTTGATCTTGCAGACGATCTTGGCGCTGCTGCAGCCGTACGAGCATGAACTGATCAACATGCTGATTAAGGACCGCAGCGTGCCGATGGCGTTCGCTTCGGTCGCCGCGGCCGTCTTTGCGGCTCCTTTGTTCGAGGAGTTTGCATTTCGCGGATTGCTGCAAGGCTGGCTGCAGGATATGTGGGATGGTCGCTTGAGCACCGCCAGTGTTTTCGTCGGACGGATCCGCCGCTATTGGCAAGCGGAGCCGCTGCCAGAATTGGTCGCGGCCACAGCGACCTCGGCGGAAAGTGCGGAGGTGGCGTCGAGTTTCGCCGATTCGAGCGACAATCCATTCGACTCGCCGCAGTCGGAAGTAATCGTCGCCTCCGCGGTCAGCGACGAAGCGCTGCCGATCGAGCGATCGCCGGCCCAGTTGTATGGTCCGATTTTAATCAGCGCGGCGCTGTTCGCCCTAATGCACCTGGGACAAGGCCTGGCGCCGATCCCGCTTTTCTTTCTCGCCCTGGGACTAGGGTATCTCTATCAACGTACGCGGAGACTGACTCCGTGCGTTGTCGTCCATTTCCTGCTCAACGGGCAGTCGATGGCGCTGTTGATGATTCAGGTCTTTGTCGTCGGAGACGACGCGGCGCTGATCGCGAACTAGTGAACGTTCTGTGTGCTTGGCGCCATGCTCTTACGGCGTCTTCGCCGTAAGAGCATGGCGCCAGGTAATGGAAATATGGTACCAGCCAAGTTCACCGTTCGGCCAATTGCCTGCTAAGCCCGCGTCTTAACTCACGGGGTAAGTAATCGCGCTCGATTAGTTCCGGGTCGTGCTGGGTCCAGGTCTCGCGACGCTGGATCGAGCGGACCTCGCGAAGTACCTCGCCGTCGCGCCAACTGGTGACGTATCCGCCCCGTTTCCAATCGCGTGTCGGAACCTGGGCAGGCGTCTTGAGTAGACGCCAGGCGACGACGTCGAAGCGAGCGTTCTTCGACGACCATTCGTAGAAAATCACCTGATCGAACACGAGCCTTCCCTGAGCGTCGTAGTAGTGATTGATCTCGACCAAGTCGACTCGATCCGTCACTGCAGGGTCTCTCGGCTGTGCCGATACGGCGGCCATCATGGCCGCG
The genomic region above belongs to Blastopirellula retiformator and contains:
- a CDS encoding CPBP family intramembrane glutamic endopeptidase; this translates as MAQIVFGLGALGLMLVLLVVCLTGWTWVYFRVSRGEAILQQESGETISWGLIDIVALIVTVAVLIGMFQVGGLIATGAKFPINPDTLTTNQRASMIMAFAAAELLTVLAIAKLISLRGFGLQLFGKRGEQFSSDLLLGCMAFGMLVVPTLILQTILALLQPYEHELINMLIKDRSVPMAFASVAAAVFAAPLFEEFAFRGLLQGWLQDMWDGRLSTASVFVGRIRRYWQAEPLPELVAATATSAESAEVASSFADSSDNPFDSPQSEVIVASAVSDEALPIERSPAQLYGPILISAALFALMHLGQGLAPIPLFFLALGLGYLYQRTRRLTPCVVVHFLLNGQSMALLMIQVFVVGDDAALIAN